A part of Nesterenkonia lutea genomic DNA contains:
- a CDS encoding Gfo/Idh/MocA family protein, producing MALLRVGLIGLGMMGRHHARVIRELEGVQLVAVADAFGDPHGTAGDLPLCRSVDELIAEGIDMAVCAVPTGLHEEVGIALAEAGIHTMVEKPIASTIQGGQRLAQAFEDAGLVGAVGHIERFNPALQSLRSRIESDDLGDVYQISTRRQGPFPSRIADVGVVKDLGTHDIDLTAWLAQSPYASVSARTSIRSGRPHEDMVSASCQLSNGLITSHLVNWLSPIKERLTVVTGEKGAFVADTLTADLTFYENGTINTEWEAISNFRGVTEGDVTRLALTKREPLKVEHEAFRDAVLGKRSTVVTMREGLNTLRVAEAMLESAQSGAAVDVRA from the coding sequence ATGGCTTTATTGCGCGTGGGCCTTATCGGTCTGGGAATGATGGGACGACATCACGCTCGGGTAATCCGTGAACTCGAGGGTGTGCAGTTGGTCGCCGTTGCTGACGCTTTTGGTGACCCTCATGGGACGGCCGGTGACCTGCCACTTTGCAGGTCAGTGGACGAGTTGATCGCCGAAGGCATCGACATGGCAGTTTGCGCCGTACCTACCGGCCTGCATGAGGAAGTTGGCATTGCCCTTGCTGAAGCCGGAATTCACACGATGGTCGAAAAACCAATCGCCTCAACGATCCAAGGGGGACAGAGGTTGGCGCAGGCCTTCGAGGATGCGGGGTTGGTGGGAGCTGTGGGCCACATCGAGCGCTTTAACCCCGCATTGCAGTCTCTCCGCTCACGGATTGAAAGTGATGACTTAGGCGACGTCTATCAGATCTCGACACGCCGCCAGGGCCCGTTCCCATCTCGCATCGCCGACGTTGGTGTGGTCAAGGACCTCGGTACGCATGACATAGACCTGACGGCGTGGCTCGCCCAATCGCCCTACGCGTCAGTCTCGGCCAGGACGAGCATCCGGTCGGGGCGTCCACATGAGGACATGGTCTCGGCCTCGTGCCAGCTTTCGAATGGTCTGATAACTTCACACCTCGTCAATTGGTTGTCTCCCATTAAAGAGCGACTGACTGTGGTCACGGGTGAAAAGGGGGCATTCGTCGCCGATACCCTGACGGCTGACCTGACGTTCTACGAAAACGGCACCATCAATACGGAGTGGGAAGCTATCTCAAACTTCCGTGGAGTCACCGAAGGCGACGTCACCCGTCTCGCACTGACAAAGCGTGAGCCTCTGAAGGTTGAGCATGAAGCGTTCCGTGACGCCGTTCTCGGTAAACGAAGCACAGTCGTCACCATGCGCGAAGGCTTGAACACACTGCGTGTGGCCGAAGCGATGCTCGAGTCCGCCCAGTCGGGAGCAGCAGTGGACGTGCGCGCATAA
- a CDS encoding DegT/DnrJ/EryC1/StrS family aminotransferase, with protein MSTGFIPAAKPLVGDEERAAVDAVLVSGMLAQGAEVSSFEKEFSEVLLDGRSSVAVNSGTSGLHLGLLAAGVGPGDEVIVPSFTFAATANSVALTGATPVFADIELEHYCLDLDHVESLITDATKGIMPVHLYGHPANIAAFRRLADRRDIKLFEDAAQAHGAALDGQRVGTFGDFAMFSLYPTKNMTSGEGGMVSTGDPVIERNLRLLRNQGMERQYENELVGFNARMTDLHAAIGRVQLGKIKGWTAQRQSNAAFLTANIQGVRTPATAQGAEHVFHQYTVRVDEDRDGFAAALKKEYQIGSGVYYPIPNHRLPSFKRVEDLPNTEIASREVLSLPVHPSLTGGDLERIVVAVNQLAGAGA; from the coding sequence ATGAGCACAGGTTTTATCCCAGCAGCGAAGCCCCTCGTCGGCGACGAGGAGCGCGCCGCCGTCGACGCAGTGCTGGTTTCCGGAATGCTGGCCCAGGGAGCGGAAGTTTCCAGTTTTGAGAAGGAGTTCTCGGAAGTTCTCCTAGATGGTCGCTCTTCCGTAGCCGTCAACTCTGGAACATCAGGTCTGCACCTCGGCTTGCTCGCCGCCGGTGTCGGTCCTGGAGATGAAGTCATAGTCCCCTCCTTCACCTTCGCGGCAACGGCGAACTCAGTCGCCCTCACCGGTGCCACCCCCGTATTTGCCGACATTGAACTTGAACACTATTGCCTCGATCTAGATCATGTGGAGTCCCTGATCACGGACGCGACCAAGGGCATCATGCCGGTTCACCTCTACGGTCATCCGGCGAACATCGCAGCTTTCCGACGTCTCGCAGACCGTCGGGACATTAAACTGTTTGAGGACGCTGCGCAGGCCCATGGTGCCGCTCTGGATGGTCAGCGTGTGGGGACATTTGGTGACTTCGCCATGTTTTCGCTCTATCCAACTAAGAACATGACGTCCGGCGAGGGTGGGATGGTCTCGACCGGAGACCCTGTCATTGAAAGAAACCTCCGTCTTTTGCGAAATCAAGGCATGGAACGGCAGTACGAGAACGAACTAGTGGGCTTTAATGCGCGTATGACCGACCTGCACGCGGCTATCGGACGTGTGCAGTTGGGCAAGATCAAGGGTTGGACGGCGCAACGGCAATCAAACGCAGCTTTCTTGACAGCAAACATCCAGGGCGTGCGTACACCCGCAACTGCGCAGGGCGCAGAGCATGTCTTCCACCAGTACACCGTTCGTGTCGACGAAGACCGTGACGGGTTTGCTGCCGCGCTCAAGAAGGAGTACCAGATCGGCAGTGGTGTGTACTACCCCATACCTAACCATCGACTACCGTCCTTCAAACGAGTCGAAGACCTCCCAAACACTGAGATTGCCTCACGAGAGGTGCTATCCCTTCCTGTTCATCCCTCCCTCACCGGTGGTGACCTGGAGCGGATTGTGGTCGCTGTGAACCAACTCGCCGGGGCGGGGGCCTAG
- a CDS encoding IclR family transcriptional regulator → MPIEDSAEAERLKDVPSVLRRSVDLLRCFDVDADTLSVSELVERSGLPRSSVHRLAMDLVTLGFLTRSSRARYSIGALMFELGHVSLIHSRLRTLAQVHMTRLYDASGENVFLGVLSSDLPEFAAMLNVGQVRGPRSVTTSEREGARSPLLSTALGRALVSVQSDEWVEGFLQKAKRDAAADLANAEDPADAIQFVRENGYAKIFSETTVSLATPIPSSDSAPNAALGIVAARERWDEHRLVPLLKTTALAVAKNIARK, encoded by the coding sequence ATGCCCATCGAAGATTCTGCGGAAGCGGAAAGACTCAAGGACGTGCCGAGCGTGCTTCGCCGCTCGGTCGATCTGCTGCGGTGCTTCGATGTCGATGCCGACACTCTCTCAGTGAGCGAGCTGGTGGAGCGCTCTGGTCTGCCCCGCTCGAGTGTGCACCGGTTGGCGATGGACCTCGTGACTCTGGGGTTTCTCACGAGGTCCAGTCGGGCTCGCTACTCCATTGGCGCCCTGATGTTCGAGCTGGGCCACGTCTCGCTCATCCACTCAAGACTTCGCACCTTGGCACAGGTCCACATGACGCGTCTCTACGATGCGAGTGGGGAGAACGTCTTTCTCGGCGTCTTGTCCTCTGACCTTCCCGAATTCGCGGCCATGCTCAACGTCGGCCAGGTGCGGGGACCTCGATCAGTCACTACGAGCGAACGCGAGGGAGCTCGGTCACCCCTGCTCTCCACAGCTCTCGGACGCGCACTTGTCTCCGTCCAGTCTGACGAGTGGGTGGAAGGGTTTCTACAGAAGGCGAAGCGAGACGCTGCGGCCGACCTGGCGAATGCTGAGGACCCTGCCGACGCCATCCAGTTTGTACGCGAGAACGGGTACGCCAAGATCTTCTCCGAAACAACGGTGTCTCTGGCGACCCCCATTCCCTCAAGCGACTCGGCCCCCAATGCCGCGCTGGGCATCGTCGCGGCGCGCGAACGGTGGGATGAGCACCGCCTGGTGCCCCTGCTCAAGACCACTGCTCTCGCCGTAGCGAAGAACATCGCCCGCAAATAG
- a CDS encoding acyltransferase: protein MTYIADSADVSERATLGEGTKVWHLAQVREDAVLGAHCIVGRGAYIGTGVSMGENSKVQNYALVYEPARLGEGVFIGPAVVLTNDTYPRSISPDGSLKSANDWTPVGVTIEDGASVGARAVCVAPVTIGAWATVAAGAVVTKDVPPFALVAGVPARRLGWVGKAGQPLFERDGLWHCPETGEKYSENEEALKPIEGQK, encoded by the coding sequence ATGACTTATATCGCGGATAGCGCCGACGTTTCTGAGCGCGCAACCCTCGGCGAGGGGACCAAGGTTTGGCATCTGGCACAGGTTCGAGAAGACGCCGTCCTGGGTGCGCATTGCATAGTTGGCCGCGGCGCGTATATCGGCACCGGGGTGTCAATGGGGGAAAACTCTAAGGTGCAGAACTACGCACTGGTGTACGAACCTGCCCGGTTAGGCGAGGGAGTGTTCATTGGTCCGGCAGTTGTCCTGACCAATGACACTTACCCCCGCTCTATTTCGCCGGATGGGTCTCTAAAAAGTGCCAACGATTGGACCCCCGTCGGTGTCACTATCGAAGACGGAGCATCTGTGGGAGCGCGAGCTGTCTGCGTAGCGCCAGTGACCATCGGTGCGTGGGCAACTGTCGCAGCCGGTGCAGTGGTGACCAAAGACGTACCGCCGTTCGCACTAGTTGCGGGGGTCCCCGCACGACGGCTTGGCTGGGTGGGCAAGGCTGGACAGCCGCTTTTCGAACGAGATGGGCTGTGGCACTGCCCGGAAACTGGCGAGAAATACAGTGAGAACGAAGAAGCTTTGAAACCGATAGAGGGACAGAAATGA
- a CDS encoding CPBP family intramembrane glutamic endopeptidase: MTTTAAGAPAVGDQAPSLKLALRAALWIIGITAVVFGGTLGLLFIPEEPDQLAVPAIVLAVIVHSVVVLAALGRLIRRSDSSWRAVGFVRPSWRLLHLLWQVPVVIIAALTAQLVTAALTDGANSEAGGSMGDFAVGINPVLAVLAFIAIAVLTPLWEEMFFRGLLFGGIRARWGVVLAVAVTTALFSVVHAVLVLVPYFFTLGLGLALLRIFHRNLWGPLALHVTINCIASATILTALV, translated from the coding sequence GTGACCACCACGGCGGCCGGTGCGCCGGCAGTGGGGGACCAGGCGCCCTCGTTGAAGCTGGCCCTGCGCGCCGCGCTGTGGATCATCGGGATCACCGCCGTGGTCTTCGGCGGGACGCTCGGACTGCTGTTCATCCCCGAGGAGCCCGATCAGCTCGCGGTCCCGGCGATCGTGCTGGCGGTGATCGTCCACTCCGTGGTGGTCCTGGCTGCCCTAGGGCGACTGATCCGGCGCTCGGACTCTTCCTGGCGGGCCGTGGGGTTCGTCCGGCCCTCCTGGCGGCTGCTGCATCTGCTCTGGCAGGTGCCGGTGGTGATCATCGCGGCGCTCACCGCACAGCTGGTGACCGCCGCGCTGACCGATGGGGCCAACAGCGAAGCTGGAGGGTCCATGGGGGACTTCGCCGTGGGAATCAACCCTGTGCTGGCAGTTCTGGCGTTCATCGCCATCGCCGTACTGACCCCGCTCTGGGAAGAGATGTTCTTCCGCGGCCTGCTCTTCGGAGGCATCCGGGCCCGGTGGGGAGTCGTCCTGGCGGTGGCGGTCACTACGGCGCTGTTCTCAGTGGTGCACGCCGTGCTGGTTCTGGTGCCCTACTTCTTCACCCTCGGGCTGGGCCTGGCCCTGCTGCGTATCTTCCACCGCAACCTCTGGGGCCCGCTGGCGTTGCACGTGACGATCAACTGCATCGCCTCGGCGACGATCCTCACCGCGCTGGTGTAA
- a CDS encoding adenine nucleotide alpha hydrolase family protein has product MNVNFCVAALSQRGRNLLPAIWEEALRRGGEAYDTTNGASLVTEDRAVFNARAADGIWKAPTWIESDGDVLALSQPPVSYVEEVAEEAWTEWTLRTLRDDAGRRSVHPGYFGIQLSRDGSLEAWNDLFGFGRSYYVHNDDFVVVGNQIAMVSLFCSEPLTVDEYGCDVQAQIGFWPENNSPMEQITRLGAAEVVSVSADGVAHRRTYSSPKEWFGYREVEPDFQAVADSLRLSASNCGAIAVEPPAVHLSGGQDSRVTAAAWIAGGKPARVITNGTLPGEVAIAQQLMDALDEKISLEDRGITYKIKESNVAEYAEFSMEDRLRTAMLMWDGDFATGNLKGPVRMPPRRGRLTIGGANGEVMHGIHYATEATLEAVRKLSHPVDKLFKQFPGRYNTAESRPNAVAYLERCKQFTIDMGHTDATALNVFQMTSKYRRWINNQMGAAYFILLLNPVFVRTSLDLTPEQRVDRLMQRKLAGALIPSWEDIPYYKSTLAESTTINKAKANRSWETAPGYMEHLLQDRSRWKRYFDPAKMHELEEAVYMGEGHRGHETILHHAYTLDAIPDHVAHLEHMRRALWARVS; this is encoded by the coding sequence GTGAACGTCAACTTTTGCGTGGCCGCGCTCTCGCAGCGCGGGCGCAACCTCCTGCCGGCGATCTGGGAAGAAGCGCTCCGCCGAGGCGGGGAAGCGTACGACACAACGAACGGCGCCAGCCTCGTGACCGAAGACCGAGCGGTGTTCAACGCCCGAGCGGCCGACGGGATCTGGAAGGCGCCGACCTGGATTGAGTCCGATGGCGATGTACTCGCGCTCTCCCAACCACCGGTCTCGTACGTCGAGGAAGTCGCGGAGGAAGCGTGGACCGAGTGGACGTTGCGCACGCTACGGGATGACGCTGGTCGGCGGTCGGTGCACCCCGGATACTTTGGAATCCAACTGAGCCGCGACGGTAGTCTCGAAGCCTGGAACGACCTCTTCGGCTTCGGCCGCAGCTACTACGTCCACAATGACGATTTCGTGGTGGTCGGCAACCAGATCGCCATGGTTTCGCTGTTCTGCTCCGAGCCGCTCACGGTCGACGAGTACGGTTGTGACGTCCAAGCCCAAATCGGCTTCTGGCCGGAGAACAACTCCCCGATGGAACAGATCACCCGCCTCGGTGCCGCCGAAGTCGTCTCCGTTAGCGCCGATGGAGTGGCTCACCGGCGTACCTACTCCTCCCCCAAGGAATGGTTCGGGTACCGTGAGGTCGAGCCCGACTTTCAGGCCGTCGCCGATTCCTTGCGGCTGTCCGCCTCGAACTGTGGTGCGATCGCGGTGGAGCCTCCCGCGGTCCACTTGTCTGGCGGACAGGACTCACGGGTGACCGCCGCCGCTTGGATCGCAGGCGGCAAACCGGCCCGTGTCATCACCAACGGGACGTTGCCAGGCGAGGTTGCCATCGCGCAGCAACTGATGGACGCTCTCGACGAGAAGATCTCGCTCGAGGACCGCGGGATCACGTACAAGATCAAGGAGTCGAACGTCGCGGAGTACGCTGAGTTCTCCATGGAGGACCGCCTACGGACCGCGATGCTGATGTGGGATGGCGACTTCGCGACGGGTAACCTCAAGGGCCCCGTTCGCATGCCCCCTAGGCGCGGCCGCCTCACGATCGGCGGTGCCAATGGCGAGGTAATGCATGGAATCCACTACGCGACCGAGGCAACGCTGGAAGCGGTTAGGAAGCTCAGTCATCCTGTTGACAAGCTCTTCAAACAATTTCCGGGACGCTACAATACCGCCGAGTCCAGGCCGAACGCCGTGGCGTATCTCGAGCGGTGCAAGCAGTTCACGATAGACATGGGGCACACTGACGCGACCGCTCTGAACGTGTTCCAAATGACATCGAAATACCGCCGGTGGATCAACAACCAGATGGGTGCCGCGTATTTCATCCTGCTCCTCAACCCCGTCTTCGTCCGGACCAGCTTGGATCTCACGCCCGAGCAGCGCGTCGACCGGCTGATGCAACGCAAGCTCGCCGGGGCGCTGATCCCCAGCTGGGAGGATATCCCCTACTACAAGTCGACGCTCGCGGAGTCGACAACGATCAACAAGGCCAAGGCGAACCGAAGCTGGGAGACTGCGCCCGGTTACATGGAGCACCTACTGCAGGACCGTTCGCGCTGGAAGCGATACTTCGATCCGGCGAAGATGCACGAGCTTGAGGAAGCCGTGTACATGGGGGAAGGGCACCGGGGCCACGAGACAATCCTGCACCACGCCTACACGCTGGATGCCATCCCCGACCACGTCGCCCACCTCGAGCACATGCGTCGGGCACTCTGGGCTCGTGTCTCTTGA
- a CDS encoding cysteate racemase, translating to MTSDNAAADPSAQGPLIGILGGMGPAATVDFYSKLIAATPAATDQQHLRVMIWADPTVPDRSQAIAGHGEDPTPKLVEGAQQLKDAGAAFYVAACNGTHAFLPRVREQVDLEYISMIDVTAEHLSALPYVKAAGLLATDATLTAGLYQRSLAEYGVEPIVPEPADQHTVMEAIYAVKAGNLGSELRASLVRVAQSLVEQGADVIVAACTEIPLALTAAESPRPLVDPAVLLANRVVTRANSR from the coding sequence ATGACCAGTGACAACGCTGCCGCAGACCCCTCCGCCCAGGGTCCCCTCATCGGGATCCTGGGCGGCATGGGTCCTGCCGCCACCGTGGACTTCTATTCCAAGCTGATCGCGGCCACCCCCGCCGCCACGGACCAGCAGCACCTGCGGGTGATGATCTGGGCCGATCCCACCGTGCCCGACCGCTCTCAGGCGATCGCCGGTCACGGGGAGGACCCCACGCCGAAGCTCGTGGAGGGTGCACAGCAGCTCAAAGACGCCGGCGCGGCCTTCTACGTGGCCGCCTGCAACGGGACCCATGCGTTCCTGCCGCGAGTCCGCGAGCAGGTGGACCTCGAGTACATCTCCATGATCGACGTGACCGCAGAGCACCTCAGCGCGCTTCCCTATGTGAAGGCCGCCGGCCTGCTCGCCACCGACGCGACGCTCACCGCCGGGCTCTACCAGCGCAGCCTCGCCGAGTACGGAGTGGAACCGATCGTGCCGGAGCCGGCGGACCAGCACACGGTCATGGAAGCCATCTACGCCGTGAAGGCCGGGAACTTAGGGTCGGAGCTGCGCGCCTCACTGGTGCGGGTGGCGCAGTCCCTGGTGGAACAAGGCGCCGACGTGATCGTCGCGGCCTGCACTGAGATTCCGCTGGCTCTGACCGCCGCGGAGTCCCCGCGCCCGCTGGTGGACCCCGCGGTGCTGCTCGCTAACCGTGTGGTGACCAGGGCGAACAGCCGGTGA
- a CDS encoding nucleotide sugar dehydrogenase, translating into MKIAVIALGKIGLPLAAQFASKGHEVMGVDVNPQVVEFVNNGVEPFPGEVHLQQKLSELVPAGKLRATTDYAEAVPDADVVVLVVPLFVDSDAKPDFGWMDSATTELAKHLTPGTLVSYETTLPVGTTRTRWKPMLEEGSGLLEGKDFHLVFSPERVLTGRVFEDLRKYPKLVGGLSETGTKSAIDFYESVLDFDDRPDLPRGNGVWDLGSAEASELTKLAETTYRDVNIGLANQFATFASTVGIDIYQVIEASNSQPYSHIHQPGIAVGGHCIPVYPRLYLWNDPSATVVRAAREANAGMPEYTVGLLEGAYGDLSGAVVVVLGAAYRGGVKETAFSGVFATVDALKKRSATVLVHDPMYSDEELSALGFVPYHRGEPVDAAVIQANHSEYAELTAKDLPGVRVLIDGRRVSSAEKWDGVTYRVIGRA; encoded by the coding sequence GTGAAGATAGCTGTCATTGCCCTGGGAAAGATCGGCCTACCACTGGCGGCCCAGTTCGCATCGAAGGGCCATGAAGTGATGGGGGTTGACGTTAACCCCCAGGTCGTCGAATTCGTGAACAATGGCGTAGAGCCGTTCCCCGGCGAGGTCCACCTTCAGCAAAAATTGTCAGAACTGGTCCCCGCGGGCAAGCTGCGGGCCACGACAGACTATGCGGAAGCCGTGCCCGACGCTGATGTGGTTGTGCTAGTCGTCCCGCTTTTCGTTGACAGTGACGCCAAGCCAGACTTTGGTTGGATGGATAGCGCAACAACAGAACTCGCAAAGCACCTGACACCTGGGACGCTCGTCTCTTATGAAACCACGCTCCCTGTCGGGACCACCCGCACGCGGTGGAAGCCGATGCTCGAGGAAGGGTCCGGTCTCCTGGAGGGGAAGGACTTCCATCTAGTCTTCTCACCAGAGAGAGTTCTGACCGGCCGGGTCTTCGAAGACCTGCGTAAGTACCCCAAACTTGTAGGCGGACTGTCAGAGACTGGTACCAAGAGTGCTATCGATTTTTACGAGTCTGTGCTGGATTTCGATGACAGGCCCGACCTTCCCCGAGGTAACGGCGTGTGGGACCTAGGGTCTGCTGAAGCGTCTGAGCTGACCAAACTGGCCGAGACCACCTACCGAGACGTGAACATCGGGCTCGCCAACCAGTTCGCCACTTTCGCGTCCACAGTCGGCATCGACATCTACCAGGTTATTGAAGCGTCCAACTCGCAGCCCTATAGCCATATTCACCAGCCAGGAATCGCAGTCGGTGGCCATTGCATTCCTGTCTACCCGCGCCTTTACCTCTGGAATGATCCTTCCGCCACCGTTGTCCGCGCCGCACGCGAGGCGAACGCCGGTATGCCCGAGTACACCGTGGGCCTGCTTGAAGGCGCTTACGGAGACTTGAGCGGTGCCGTTGTCGTCGTTCTCGGTGCCGCCTACCGTGGCGGAGTTAAGGAGACCGCTTTTTCCGGCGTCTTCGCAACGGTAGATGCGCTGAAGAAGCGAAGTGCGACAGTGTTGGTTCACGACCCGATGTATTCGGACGAAGAACTCAGTGCACTTGGTTTCGTTCCCTACCATCGGGGCGAGCCCGTGGATGCTGCCGTCATCCAGGCCAACCATTCCGAGTACGCCGAACTCACGGCGAAAGACCTTCCGGGTGTGCGGGTCTTGATCGACGGACGTCGCGTGAGTAGTGCGGAAAAATGGGATGGCGTGACGTACCGCGTGATCGGCAGAGCCTGA
- a CDS encoding TIGR01906 family membrane protein: MSANSERNEAGRPADDNDDFESGLDYGAFASEEPDFPEDTLSAEREQRPAQQSAPAPADQRSDDQATQAIPAAREQQAAPGRHDQANDDDATQNIPAQRAPQDTAAESPNATRSLDDVRTTREPRSIEDTTTFTGAAAAGTPVAGGTAAGAGRTSGAPADASRNTPGPTSATNDPADTRQPTENAAELSRREQRRRDRNEAASDDQDTAVVSTATGGGATAVSGAAAAAGAGAGAATGTAAGAGAAAGVGSVDHSRRHAASPSHAVYGSDESITNEDLDEEVSRSKRGVSRFFQVLIAIFTPILLLVAAVRLVASPLFLWVAYNRPWIPEGAYSMDEGDRMVYGSYGTDFLTNLANSRYLAELAPGGEPLFTEAEVSHMVDVKFVVLWAMLIGLALLIITLILALLLRAWRPGGVARGLFAGAWVTLGIIIIVAVLAIIDWQFFFAEFHRIFFSDGTWTFPADSTLIQLYPEQFWIDAGIAVVALAVLFSVILLIATWPTKRRRARRAARLAEVHERRKAKLVDELNQGNGDYHDEPTRTRDQDRGRKRGRDRDRDQTTTAVG; encoded by the coding sequence ATGAGCGCGAATTCCGAACGGAACGAGGCCGGCAGGCCCGCCGATGACAACGACGATTTTGAATCAGGCCTGGACTACGGAGCCTTTGCCTCCGAAGAGCCTGATTTCCCCGAGGACACGCTGAGCGCCGAGCGCGAGCAGCGCCCTGCCCAGCAGAGTGCCCCCGCCCCGGCGGATCAGCGCAGCGACGATCAGGCCACCCAGGCGATCCCCGCCGCCCGCGAGCAGCAGGCCGCGCCGGGACGCCACGATCAGGCCAACGACGACGACGCCACACAGAACATCCCGGCCCAGCGCGCCCCGCAGGACACTGCCGCGGAGAGCCCCAACGCCACGCGGTCCCTGGATGATGTGCGCACCACTCGAGAGCCACGCTCCATCGAGGACACCACCACCTTCACCGGAGCAGCCGCGGCAGGGACCCCCGTCGCTGGCGGAACCGCTGCAGGTGCGGGCCGGACCTCCGGCGCTCCCGCTGATGCGTCACGGAACACGCCGGGCCCCACCTCGGCGACGAACGATCCGGCCGACACGCGCCAGCCCACGGAGAACGCCGCGGAGCTCAGCCGCCGCGAGCAGCGCCGTCGGGACCGGAACGAAGCCGCCTCTGATGACCAGGACACCGCCGTGGTCTCCACCGCCACTGGCGGCGGCGCCACCGCAGTGTCCGGAGCCGCTGCCGCTGCCGGTGCCGGCGCAGGTGCCGCAACCGGAACAGCTGCAGGTGCCGGCGCGGCCGCAGGTGTGGGCTCCGTGGATCATTCCCGCCGGCACGCCGCCAGCCCGTCCCACGCCGTCTACGGCTCGGACGAGTCCATCACCAATGAGGACCTGGATGAGGAGGTCTCCCGCTCCAAGCGCGGAGTCTCCCGCTTCTTCCAGGTGCTGATCGCGATCTTCACCCCGATCCTGCTGCTGGTCGCCGCCGTGCGGCTGGTCGCCTCCCCGCTGTTCCTCTGGGTGGCGTACAACCGCCCGTGGATCCCCGAGGGCGCGTACAGCATGGATGAGGGCGACCGGATGGTCTACGGCTCCTACGGGACCGACTTCCTGACCAACCTCGCGAACTCCCGCTACCTGGCCGAGCTGGCCCCGGGCGGAGAGCCGCTGTTCACCGAGGCCGAGGTCTCGCACATGGTGGACGTGAAGTTCGTGGTCCTCTGGGCCATGCTTATCGGCCTGGCCCTGCTGATCATCACCCTGATTCTGGCGCTGCTGCTGCGCGCCTGGCGCCCCGGGGGAGTGGCCCGCGGCCTCTTCGCCGGTGCCTGGGTGACCTTGGGCATCATCATCATCGTCGCCGTGCTGGCGATCATCGACTGGCAGTTCTTCTTCGCCGAGTTCCACCGGATCTTCTTCTCCGACGGCACCTGGACCTTCCCGGCCGACTCCACGCTGATCCAGCTCTACCCCGAGCAGTTCTGGATCGACGCCGGAATCGCCGTGGTGGCCCTGGCGGTGCTGTTCTCGGTGATCCTGCTCATCGCCACCTGGCCGACCAAGCGCCGCCGGGCACGGAGGGCGGCACGCCTGGCCGAGGTGCACGAGCGCCGCAAGGCGAAGCTGGTCGATGAGCTGAACCAGGGCAACGGCGACTACCACGACGAGCCGACCCGCACCCGAGACCAGGATCGCGGCCGCAAGCGCGGACGTGACCGCGATCGGGATCAGACCACCACCGCGGTGGGCTGA